ctgaaggtattttttaatttcccttatgatttcttctttaacccaCTAGTTTTTAAATAGTGTgctaatttccacatatttatgtatttccagttttctattttcaatgtCTAGTTTCATTCCACTGAAATTGGAAATGCACTctgtataatttcagtttttaaaaatttattaacacTTGTTTCATGGCTTAACATATGgtttatcctggagaatattccatgtgaatTTGAGAAGactgtgtattctgctgttgttgggtggtaTTCCGTTTATGTCTATTTGGTCTAATTTGCTTAGAGTGTTGTTCAAATCCTCTGTTTCCCGACTGATCTTCTATCTGGTTTCTATATCCATTGTTGGACATGGAGtattaaagtctccaactattttTGTATCTCTCTCCctttaattctgtcattttggTTTCACATGTTCTGGAGCTCTGTTAGAGATATATAGTACATCTTTTATCAAtataatatccttctttgtcttttgtaacCTTTCttgatttaaagtttattttgtgtgCCTTTTTCAAAAGAGCATGCTGGAGGTGAAGAAGGAAGCTCTTGGCTTTCCTAAAGCTGATCCCAAAGTGAAGACTTTGAAGGCCAAGAAGGTAGTGCTGAAAGGCATCCACatagccaacaacaacaaaaaagatccaCACATCACCCACCTTCCTGTGGCCCAAGACATTATGACTCCAAAGGCAGCCTCAGTATCCTCAGAAGAGCACTACCAGGAGAAATAAGTTTGACCACTATGCCATCATCAAGTTCTCACTGACCAGTGACCACTGAGTCTGCCATGAAGACGACAGAAGACAACAATACACCTGTGTTCACTGCGGACGTTAAAATCCAAAAAGCACCAGATCAGACAGGCTGTGAAGCAGCTCTATGACACTGATGTGATCAAAGTCAACACACTGATCAGGGCtgatggagagaagaaggcatATGTTCAGCTGGCTCCTGATTACAATGCTTTCTATATTGCCAACAAAACTGGGATTATCTCAGCTGAGTCTGGCTGGCtaattctaaattatatattttatatatataaaacatatgcatatgttaacatatatataacatatgcaagttatatataatatataattgtatatatttactatatatatttttctccaggaaaaaatagattttgtCTAGTGATAATATAGCCACCTCAGCTGTCATATGGTTACTATTTTCTAGgtgtatctttttctatccttttactttcaacctccTTGTGTCCTTATATCTAACATGAGTCTCTTAAGACAGCAtataaacactttattttttttactccAATCTGccaatctttctttttaatagaagAGCTTAATCcctttacatttaatgtgattactgATCAAGGATTTAAATCTGCCATTTggctatttgtttttcatttgtcttataCGTTTTTGATTCCTCAATTCCATTACCACTTCCTcttgtatttatttgttcataatgtactgttttgattgttttgtttgcaATGCACTAATTTGTTTTATTACACAGATTACATCTTACTACATTCTATGCCCATTAatatagatttataattttttaatgaatttgtcttttaaattataaagcacaaagagaaaaagtTATAAACCAAAAGTACAATAGTACTGGCTCTTATATTTACCTCTAAAGTTATCTTAACTactgctctttattttttcttacggCTTCAAGTTTCTGTTCAGtatcctttcatttcagcctgaaggaCTCCCTTTTGCATTTCTGCTAGGGCACGTCTACTAGAAATAACTCCTTCAATTTTATTTCGAAATGTCtggatttctctttcatttttgaaagacagttttgccATATATAGAAATCTTggtttagaggtttttttttttctttcacgaCTTGAGATATATCATCTTGCTGCCTTTGGGCTTCCAAGGTTTTTGATGAATTGGCTGTTAATCTTGTCGAAAATTCTTTGTATGTGACGAGttgcttctctcttgctttcAAAATCCTGTCTTTAGGTTTTGACAATTCTAATATGTCTTGTGGACCTGAGTTCATCCTGCTTGGATTTTATTAGCTTTTTGGATGTGTagattcatgtctttcatcaGGTTTGGGAAATTTTCTAtcattatttcttgaaatattctttctgtcccttttctttttctgggattCCTATATGAGTATATTAGTATGAATATACTAATGAATATAATaactatatgaatatatattagtATGTTTGATGATGTCCCACAgctctttcaggttttttttctatatatttttttctttctgttcctttggataatttcaattattttctcttcaaattcactcttctcttcttttgcatGCCCAAATCTTTGTTGAATCCCTCTAGTATGTTTTCCATTTTAGGGATTATACATTTTAGCTCTAGaatttgtttggtttctttttataatttctatctctttattgatattctcattttgttcatgcacggttttcctgatttcctttagttctttgtccATGGTTTCCTTTAGCTCATTGAACATACTTAGGATAGATGATTTAATGTCTTTGGGTAATAATCCCAATGGCCTTCCTCAAGGATGGTGTCTGTCAATTTTTCTCCTGTGAATAgaccatattttctatttcttttcatgttttgtaattttttgttgagaaCTGGACATTATGAGTATTACATTGTGGTAACTGAGAATCTAATTCTCTCATGCCTCAGAgattgttgatttttgtttattgaggGCTAGAGCCAACTATTTGTGACTTTTCCAACTATTTCTGTGAAGTGTGTATTCTTTGCGGTATGGGGTCAGTGAAGTTTCTGTTGTGATATCTCTGTGGTTAACCAGTGACCTAAGATTTCCTTAAATATCTGGCTTGCCAAaaggaggaataaagaaaaaaaaaggtactgtCTCTTTAAAACCCCTTGTGGCTAGAAAGCTCCTTCTGCCCAAGGGAGCTGAGACAATGATCAGCCTCTGCACTGGCCCCCTCAGTGATTAAATGCAGTAATCAGCAATCAAAAcataaaaactttatatatatatgtttttttgagatggagcctcactctgttgcccagactagaacgcagtggtgtcatcttggctcactgcaacttctgcctcccaggttcaagtgattctcttgcctcagcctcccaaataactgggactataggcactcaccaccatgcctggataatttttgtatttttaatagagacggggttttaccatgttggccaggctaatctcaaactcctgacctcaagtgatccacccacctcagcctcccaaagtgctgggattacagttatgagccaccacacctggccacaaaaaCTTGACTTTTGGAGGACAAAGTTGTTATTGCCCACCCTGGCACCAACAGTCTGCACCAGGAACATTTTCCACGGTTGCCTACTGCAGAGCTTGGGGATGCTGCTATgtgaaacaaaaaaaactccatcaaaatTTATAAGCCTCTCTATCAAGCTCTTCCCTGGATGTTGCAAGTGTTCAACTAGACTTCTGAGTCCCAAAACAGTTGCTTGAGACATTTACTGCCAGTTCAATTGTTTTGGTGGAGGAAAGGATTCCTGGTGCTGCTACTGCCATCTTCCATAACATCATTCTCCATGTAAGCTTTTGTAATAAACTTGTTCAAACAGCCTCATCTCTCTTGAGCATGACACCCTGGCCTACTGGTGTATCACAAGAAGCATAGAGCTGGGTATAACATAATGGCCAACTTAGCAACTTGGACAAGACTTGCAGGAGAGACTACCTGCTCTGCATTATAAAAAGGTCAAACCAGCTGTAAAAACCTGTTGTTCTGACTCCAGGGTGTGCCACCAGCTACTTTATAAAGCAGGCTGTGAGCTGTGGGCCCCAAAGGAGGGGAGTGTTTTGTTGTACTCTTGCCCTACTGAAAACATGTCTGGAGTTGGAGGAGGCCATAAGGGAGCCAGTGGCCCTGTGTACTCCAACCCTAACTGCTGACTAGTGACTTTAGGCTCCACCAGGTGTTTGCTCTCACTGTGGGCTTTGTGGAACTGGATTTTGCCTTAGTATGTGAACATGAGAAGAATAGGCTTTCTGCAAATGCTAAACCGATGGATGACGTGGtactccctgcccccaccaccccaccaaaTTATGGGCCAACAAGGAAGTCTCTTTTTCCTTAACTGAGTAAAGAAATAACAGCATAACTATGTTTCAAATTGTTGTGttcaaatgaatttaaaatattcagagaaagaaaaagaattttgtcCTTTTTAAGACATCCTAAGTAGAAAGCAACTGgggtggaggagctgggatttgccaggccaaaataaacaaacaacaatcGTTGGCTATTGATTGGAAACAATGGAACACCATCCAGGAAATTCTGTGGGATTTCTGAGGGATAGGGCACGACGGTTGGTCCTGGGGATGAGGTGCCAAACACAAGGCCCCACACTGAGGCAGCTCATGCCAAAGTCACCAGGGAACCATCACACTGCCCAACACCAGAGATACTGTCTCCTGTACCCCCTCCCACCATTGCCAACTCAACTAGCAACACTGCCATTTTGGAACCCCCAATCCCTTCAGCTTCTACAACACTCCGCCCTCCTGGCTCTCACCTGAGCTTCTGGCTGCCCTCTGATGGGGTCTCTAATGAGAACACAAATGTCAAAGGgtaaggagggaagggagaggctgGGAACTCAGTGACCAGGAACCTAGAAAATCAACACGTAATAACATGACTTGTCTGTGGCTTCAAAACtatgtcttaaataaaaataaccttctATAATACATTTTGCTTTTGAGTATGATCTAGAGAAACTGAGGAACAAAATTCAAGCTTTTGATTCCATATGTGTCAAAGAAGGAAAGTGATTTCCcattataataaacatttcttcTACATCAGGAATAACGAGAGAAACACAAGACTTTCATCATTGGAAAAAAGCACATTATGTATCTAAGGACAATTAAAGGCTCTCTTTGCTTTTGTTCATCAATTTGAGCTGAATTTCAACTCATGTCCTATTGCTCTCTCCTACCCAGTGGCTGTGGATCTGCCTGACTCAGAGAATGTTTTGACCTGTTTCCTATTGCTAAGAAATGGCTAGAAAAGCTTGGACCCTTTAGGGTCACCATGTTCCTTCCCCTgtgcaggtttttaaaaacacatgaaacaaaaaaCAGCTCTCAACCATTTATCATATTATGTTCCTATGGCTCCTGCTGCTAGTTGTCCTCTGAAGCAGCCAGGCAGTTAATGCTGCTGCCAGGCAGTCTTAGAGACAGCAGATGCCCATGTGCAGTAAATTCAGCGCCCAACCATAAGTGCATCCGCCCCTTACCCACATAGGATAGCCATGACCCCTGTGGACTCCTTACCGAGCTGACGTCCAGCCTGGGGACTCGATGTGTCAAAGGGCTCTGAGCTGGCCTCAGGGACACTGGGCTCCCACGATTCACTGTTCTCAGACACCTCTGAATAGGTGTCACCCATCCCTTTGTGAACTGCTGTGAGCTCACCAGTACCAGGGCCCTGGTCCTCACTGCCTGTGTCTGCCACAGCTCTGGTCTCCTCCCCCATTTTCTCAGCAAACCACTGCTTGACCTGCTGGGAGCTCATCTGAGTCTTGTCACAGAGGTTCTGCAGGTCCTCTTCATACAGCATCTTGTGTGTTATGTAATAGTCCTGCAGGAGCTCCCGGTTGCCAGGGGCAATTACCAGTAGACCTGGTGGAAAGTTGCCTCGCTTATAGTCTTCGTACCACTTGAGTTGGCCATTCTTCAGTGCGTACCTGCTGTCTCCAAACCAGCGCACCACCTCCGGCCGCGGCAGACCTGTCTGGGCCATGATGGAGTCATAGTCCTGGTTGCTCGGCCACTGTGTCTGGACAAAGAGCTGCCGCAGCAAGTGCCGCTGCTGGGCAGTCTTTTTGCAGCTCACTTTGCCTGGGAGCTGCTCTGCCAGTTTGTTTGACCCATCATCCTCAGGGTCACAGGCACCCAGCCCTGGAATCTCATTCCTGCCATTGGCTTCAGTGACCCGCAGGTTCTTCAGGTTGATTTTAATGGGGCTGACTTTGCGCTCTGCCAAGATATGACTGCTGGGCATTTCCAGAGAGCCATTTTCACCAGATACCCTTAGCTCACTGGCCAAATCCTCTTCTCCACCCTCATCCTCAacagcctcctcttcctcctgagaGGCATTCTCCTCGGCCTTCTTGGTCTCCTCCGCATTCACTTTTTTCCGTCTCTCTGAAAACCAGCTATCAATTTCTCGTCGGGTCATTTTGGTTTCACTTCTCAGGCGGTCCAGTTCCTCATCAAGAGGAAGAGGGTTTTGTGCAAAACTGCTCTCCAGGGCTCTGAGCTGCTCAGGGGCTCTCTCCTTGTATTTGGTTGGTGTGAAGTCAGGAGTCTGATGCCAAGATTGTCGTTTGGCAGAAGGGTGGGTTGCTAGTGTGGCTGTTGTCGGGACGCAGGTTACCTCAGGGACCTTGGACGATGGGGAGAAGGACACCTCTGGTACAGAGTCAATGATCATGGAGCTGTGATCTCCAGGCATCATCACTCTGGAGCCCTTCAAGTTCCGGCAGTGGTATCTACGGTCACTGAACCATTTCCGTACCTCTCTGGTACTGAGGCCCGTCACTTTGGTGAGATGCTCGACTTCGCTCTGCCCTGGAAACTGGTTCCGACAGAAGCTCCCTTTCAGAGCTGACAGCTGTTCATgagatttcttgtttttgtagatGCTAGCATCAAGGAAGGCTTGGGAAGTTATACTGGGACAGGCCGTGAGGAGCGACTGGGCCGCATTGACCACCTTCACAGCTGACGTTGTATTTGAACACACAGTGTTAATGGGTGCCACACCTGGCTGCTTGGGCACAGATGTTACCGTGAGGGGGAGAGAGGAACTTGTTGCTTGCAACCCATTGGCCATCAATGGCTGAGTGACCAGAAGTCCCCCTCCTGTACCCTCTGGCTGCCCCACAACATGACCTGGGAGAGCGGCCTGGATGAGATGCTGTACATTGCCAGCACTGGCGACGAGTGGGGTATTTAGAACCGTAATTGTGGGCTGAGGCACAGACTGGATGACTGTATTGAACATCTTTTTCCGGGCATCCTCAATCTCCTCAGGGGACCAGCTGatcccctgcttcagcctttgGGCTGTGAACCAGATCTTGAGCTGTTCTTCTGGATACTTGGTCACCACAGTCAAATAGCAGAGCTCGGCTTTGGTGGGGTAGGGGAACTTGTGGAAGGAGTTCTTCAGGAAGCTGTTAGAGTCCATGGCTGCATTGTACGTTGGAATGCTGCTCAGGGGGATCATCACTTTGGGAAGGGCCTTGGCTGTGGGCAGTGGCTGGTGGGCATGGTGTTGGGTATGCACTGGGGGCTGCTGCTGGAGGGAGAGGAACTGTGCTATGCCAGCTGGCAAAACTGGCACTGTTCCTATCAGGGGCCCGTTGGCAGCATGGGGGTTTTTTGCAGAGCTGGCAGATGCCTGGCTGACTGGAACTGCCCCATTGATGAAGGAATGGTCCCCCTCTCTCACCTCCATTTCTCCAGTCGACAGCTTTGGTAAGGCCTCACCCACAGGCTGGCTAGGGACATTCTCCTTGAGTGTATGAATTTTTTTGGCTTCAGCTTTGCCTTTCATTATCTTCATGATTGGAGTTTTGGTAATGATGATTTCTGCCTGTCCATCGGCCCCTTCGGCACTGGGCTCACCTGCTAAGTCAGGAGTGCTGGTGCTCTCAGGGACGCTCTGCTCCACAACCACATGATTGTCTGGCTTGGCCACATTCCACACAAAGCTGGCTTCCCCGGAGTGACACGTGGCATTGTGCAAGGAAAGCCCCTCAGGGCTTTTTGCCAGAAAACTGCACCCACTGCATACAAAAGTTGGGTCTTTATTAAAGTCTGTGTGCTCTGAGTTCATATGTCCCACAAATTGAGTCATATCATGGGATCTGAAATCGCAGTATTTACAGGAATATAAATAGCCATCTAAAGTGCTCCGATGCCCATTGGCCAGTGTAGAGCCATCAGTACTGCTGGGGTTCTGCGCTGCCTCACTGCTGGCAACAGGTGCTTCTGGGGGCAGATCCTGCTGGGGTCCTTCAGGCAAGGTCTCAGCGGGCTGGGCCTCCATGCTGGCATCCTGCACCACCACCGTCTTCACTGGGATCATGCATGGTGTGGTGGATTTCCTCTTGCTGGCCATGGTGACAATCACTGGGTGATCAGCAGTTGAGAGCTTGTCCCATCAGGGGCCTCACAATACAAGTTCCGGCTTCTCGATGAGGGCAAAAGAAACAGTTTGTAAGTGCAGCTTTTTCAGTTGTTTGCAGAAAGCAGGTTTTCCCTATTCAATctaaggaaagggagaaaaaaatgattaaattctCTTAAGTGCTTTCTGTATATTTCTCAGATACCCAGAGACATTCCACTGCTTGCCTTCTACCATCTAGGTGTTTTCACAGTAAGTTCAATCAGCAACTTGGATGAGAAGTCTGAGTTAGGAACCCCCTAATGACAAAAACTGGACCCTGAAGAATGACCTGGGGATGGTCCAATACCAACTGATAGACTTAAGCAAggtatttttgtttcattcccACCACCCACTACATATCGTTGCATTAAGTAActcagattaaaaaacaaaaacacactctTTTTGGACCTCCAAATTAATTCTGACCATGTCAGAGTGAGAACAAAAGATCCTAGTGTAATTCTTGTTTACATTTTGGACCaacatgggtttttcttttcatagccTTCCCACATATGAGAACAAGATGATGCCTCTGTCTCTTCCAAGCCAGGCCCAGGGACCAAGTTAGCTGCAGTGTGTGAACGGAAGGGGTTGGGTGGGCGGGGGTGCCTGGGAAGACTGGCTGCTGTAAGAGCCAGGCCTCTGTGGCCTTTCCTTGCCTGCCACACTTATTCTAGGCCACAGAAAAGCGATCACCTTACAGTTACTGGCTGTACATACCCCAGACCATTGTTACTCAGATGAAACCAAAGGTCAGAGGGTCAGGGAATCCACAGAACCACTTTGTGGCCCAGCAACCTGTACATTCTCCATCTGTGTACAAgaactcaaagtgtggtctcacCTTGAGTGCCCGACCTTGTAACtgtgctttttcttattttttggggTACCTTTATTGTTTCATAAAAAACTATTACATCTCTGAGCTCTTTGAAacgtatttcattttattttactttttcaaacaaagtcttcctctgttgccaaagctggagtgcaatggtgcgattatggctcactgcagccttgacctcctggactcaagtgatcctcctgcttcagcctctcgagtagctgggattacaggcatgtgccaacacacctgtctagttttttattttttgtagagacaaaaaaTAGTAGTAGTGAGGGTCTcttaccacgttgcccaggctggtctcgaactcctgggctcaaataatcctcccaccttggccttcctaagtgctggaaatacaggcatgagccactatgctaaGCCCTCTTTGAAACTTATTTCAAAAGCTGAGTTGATTCATTTACTTATGTATAAagtaattataattattgtttcaCAGGGAgattccaagatggccgaacaggaacaacttcagtctgcagctcccagcgtgaacgatgcagaagacgggtgatttctgcatttctaactgaggcaccaggttcatctcactggggcttgtcagagagtgggtgcagcccatggagcagggcggggcatcgcctcaaccaggaagcacaaggagttggggaactccctctcctaggaaagggaagctgtgacagacggtacctggaaaatcaggacactcccaccctaatactgcacttttccaacagccttagcaaacggcacaccaggagattatacccgcacctggctcggagggtcccaagcccacagagccttgctcactgctagcacagcagtctgagatcgaactgcaaggtggcagcgaggctaggggaggggcatccaccattgctgaggcttgagtaagtaaacaaagcaGCCGGGAAGCCTGagctgggtggagcccactgcagctcaaggaggcctgcctgcgtctgtagactccacctctggcagggcatagctgaacaaaaggcagcagaaatttctgcagacttaaacgtccctgtctgacagctttgaaaagagtggtggttttcccagcatggagtttgagatctgagaacggacagactgcctcaagtgggtccctgacccccaagtagcctaactaggaagcatctcccagtaggggccgactgacacctcatacagccaggtgcccctctgagacgaagctttcAGAAGGAGGATCAGACAGCAACAtctgccattctgcaatatttgctgttctgcagcctccactggtgatacccaggcaaacaggtctggagtggacctctggcaaactccaacagacctgcagctgagggtcctgactgttagaaggaaaactaacaaacagaaaggacatccacaccaaaaccccatctgtacgctACCATCataaaagaccaaaggtagataaaaccacaaagatggggagaaaccagagcagaaaagctgaaaattctaaaaatcagagtgcctcttctcttccaaaggaacacagctcctcaccagcaacaggacaaagctggatggagaataactttgacaagttgagagaagaaggcttcagacgatcggtaataacaaacttctccaagctaaaggaggatttttgaacccatcgcaaagaagctaaaaactttgaaaaaagattagacgaatggataactagaataaacagtgtagagaagtccttaagtgacctgatggagctgaaaaccatggcacgagaactatgtgatgcatgcacaagcgtCAGTAGCCgctttgatcaagtggaagaaagggtatcactgattgaagatcaaatgaatgaaatgaagcaagaagagaagtctagagaaataagactaaaaagaaatgaacaaagcctccaaagcctccaagaaatacggagaaaagaccaaatctacatctgactggtatacctgaaagtgatggggagaatggaaccaagttggaaaacattctgcaggatattatccaggagaacttccccaacctagcaaggcaggccaacattcaaattcaggaaatacaaagaacatcacaaagatactcctcgagaagagcaactccaagacacataattgtcagattcaccaaagttgaaatgaaggaaaaaatgttaagggcagccagagagaaaggtcaggttacacacaaagggaagcccatcagactaacagcagatctctcagcagaaactctacaagccagaagagagtgggggccaatattcaacattcttcaagaaaataattttccacccagaatttcatatccagccaaactaagcttcataagtgaagtagaaataaaatcctttacagacaagcaaatgctgagagattttgtcaccaccaggtctgccttacaagagctcctgaacgaagcactaaacatggaaaggaataactggtaccagccactgcaaaaacatgccaaattgtaaagatcatcaatgctagaaagaaattgcatcaactaatgagcaaaataaccagctaacatcctaatgacaggaccaaattcacacataacaatattaaccttaaatgtaaatgggctaaatgctccaattaaaagacacagactggcaaattggataaagagtcaagacccatcagtgtgctgtattcaggagacccatctcacatgcggAGAcccacataggctcaaaataaagggatggaggaagatctaccaagcaaatggaaaacaaacaaaagcaggggttgcaatactagtctctgataaaacagactttaaaccaacagagatcaagagagacaaagaaggccattacataatggtaaagggatcaattcaacaagaagagctaactatcctaaatatataagaatccaatacaggagcacccagattcataaagcaagtccttagagacttagactcccacacaataataatgggagactttaacaccccactgtcaacattagacatatcaacgagacagaaagttaacaaagatatccaggaattgaactcagctctgcaccaagcgaacctaatagacatctacagaactctccaccccaaatcaacagaatatacattcttctcagcaccacatcacacttattccaaaattgac
This is a stretch of genomic DNA from Papio anubis isolate 15944 chromosome 16, Panubis1.0, whole genome shotgun sequence. It encodes these proteins:
- the ZHX3 gene encoding zinc fingers and homeoboxes protein 3 isoform X1, producing MASKRKSTTPCMIPVKTVVVQDASMEAQPAETLPEGPQQDLPPEAPVASSEAAQNPSSTDGSTLANGHRSTLDGYLYSCKYCDFRSHDMTQFVGHMNSEHTDFNKDPTFVCSGCSFLAKSPEGLSLHNATCHSGEASFVWNVAKPDNHVVVEQSVPESTSTPDLAGEPSAEGADGQAEIIITKTPIMKIMKGKAEAKKIHTLKENVPSQPVGEALPKLSTGEMEVREGDHSFINGAVPVSQASASSAKNPHAANGPLIGTVPVLPAGIAQFLSLQQQPPVHTQHHAHQPLPTAKALPKVMIPLSSIPTYNAAMDSNSFLKNSFHKFPYPTKAELCYLTVVTKYPEEQLKIWFTAQRLKQGISWSPEEIEDARKKMFNTVIQSVPQPTITVLNTPLVASAGNVQHLIQAALPGHVVGQPEGTGGGLLVTQPLMANGLQATSSSLPLTVTSVPKQPGVAPINTVCSNTTSAVKVVNAAQSLLTACPSITSQAFLDASIYKNKKSHEQLSALKGSFCRNQFPGQSEVEHLTKVTGLSTREVRKWFSDRRYHCRNLKGSRVMMPGDHSSMIIDSVPEVSFSPSSKVPEVTCVPTTATLATHPSAKRQSWHQTPDFTPTKYKERAPEQLRALESSFAQNPLPLDEELDRLRSETKMTRREIDSWFSERRKKVNAEETKKAEENASQEEEEAVEDEGGEEDLASELRVSGENGSLEMPSSHILAERKVSPIKINLKNLRVTEANGRNEIPGLGACDPEDDGSNKLAEQLPGKVSCKKTAQQRHLLRQLFVQTQWPSNQDYDSIMAQTGLPRPEVVRWFGDSRYALKNGQLKWYEDYKRGNFPPGLLVIAPGNRELLQDYYITHKMLYEEDLQNLCDKTQMSSQQVKQWFAEKMGEETRAVADTGSEDQGPGTGELTAVHKGMGDTYSEVSENSESWEPSVPEASSEPFDTSSPQAGRQLGSWSLSSQPLPSLLTL
- the ZHX3 gene encoding zinc fingers and homeoboxes protein 3 isoform X3 — encoded protein: MASKRKSTTPCMIPVKTVVVQDASMEAQPAETLPEGPQQDLPPEAPVASSEAAQNPSSTDGSTLANGHRSTLDGYLYSCKYCDFRSHDMTQFVGHMNSEHTDFNKDPTFVCSGCSFLAKSPEGLSLHNATCHSGEASFVWNVAKPDNHVVVEQSVPESTSTPDLAGEPSAEGADGQAEIIITKTPIMKIMKGKAEAKKIHTLKENVPSQPVGEALPKLSTGEMEVREGDHSFINGAVPVSQASASSAKNPHAANGPLIGTVPVLPAGIAQFLSLQQQPPVHTQHHAHQPLPTAKALPKVMIPLSSIPTYNAAMDSNSFLKNSFHKFPYPTKAELCYLTVVTKYPEEQLKIWFTAQRLKQGISWSPEEIEDARKKMFNTVIQSVPQPTITVLNTPLVASAGNVQHLIQAALPGHVVGQPEGTGGGLLVTQPLMANGLQATSSSLPLTVTSVPKQPGVAPINTVCSNTTSAVKVVNAAQSLLTACPSITSQAFLDASIYKNKKSHEQLSALKGSFCRNQFPGQSEVEHLTKVTGLSTREVRKWFSDRRYHCRNLKGSRVMMPGDHSSMIIDSVPEVSFSPSSKVPEVTCVPTTATLATHPSAKRQSWHQTPDFTPTKYKERAPEQLRALESSFAQNPLPLDEELDRLRSETKMTRREIDSWFSERRKKVNAEETKKAEENASQEEEEAVEDEGGEEDLASELRVSGENGSLEMPSSHILAERKVSPIKINLKNLRVTEANGRNEIPGLGACDPEDDGSNKLAEQLPGKVSCKKTAQQRHLLRQLFVQTQWPSNQDYDSIMAQTGLPRPEVVRWFGDSRYALKNGQLKWYEDYKRGNFPPGLLVIAPGNRELLQDYYITHKMLYEEDLQNLCDKTQMSSQQVKQWFAEKMGEETRAVADTGSEDQGPGTGELTAVHKGMGDTYSEVSENSESWEPSVPEASSEPFDTSSPQAGRQLETD
- the ZHX3 gene encoding zinc fingers and homeoboxes protein 3 isoform X2, which produces MASKRKSTTPCMIPVKTVVVQDASMEAQPAETLPEGPQQDLPPEAPVASSEAAQNPSSTDGSTLANGHRSTLDGYLYSCKYCDFRSHDMTQFVGHMNSEHTDFNKDPTFVCSGCSFLAKSPEGLSLHNATCHSGEASFVWNVAKPDNHVVVEQSVPESTSTPDLAGEPSAEGADGQAEIIITKTPIMKIMKGKAEAKKIHTLKENVPSQPVGEALPKLSTGEMEVREGDHSFINGAVPVSQASASSAKNPHAANGPLIGTVPVLPAGIAQFLSLQQQPPVHTQHHAHQPLPTAKALPKVMIPLSSIPTYNAAMDSNSFLKNSFHKFPYPTKAELCYLTVVTKYPEEQLKIWFTAQRLKQGISWSPEEIEDARKKMFNTVIQSVPQPTITVLNTPLVASAGNVQHLIQAALPGHVVGQPEGTGGGLLVTQPLMANGLQATSSSLPLTVTSVPKQPGVAPINTVCSNTTSAVKVVNAAQSLLTACPSITSQAFLDASIYKNKKSHEQLSALKGSFCRNQFPGQSEVEHLTKVTGLSTREVRKWFSDRRYHCRNLKGSRVMMPGDHSSMIIDSVPEVSFSPSSKVPEVTCVPTTATLATHPSAKRQSWHQTPDFTPTKYKERAPEQLRALESSFAQNPLPLDEELDRLRSETKMTRREIDSWFSERRKKVNAEETKKAEENASQEEEEAVEDEGGEEDLASELRVSGENGSLEMPSSHILAERKVSPIKINLKNLRVTEANGRNEIPGLGACDPEDDGSNKLAEQLPGKVSCKKTAQQRHLLRQLFVQTQWPSNQDYDSIMAQTGLPRPEVVRWFGDSRYALKNGQLKWYEDYKRGNFPPGLLVIAPGNRELLQDYYITHKMLYEEDLQNLCDKTQMSSQQVKQWFAEKMGEETRAVADTGSEDQGPGTGELTAVHKGMGDTYSEVSENSESWEPSVPEASSEPFDTSSPQAGRQLVNMEM